A window of Danaus plexippus chromosome 12, MEX_DaPlex, whole genome shotgun sequence contains these coding sequences:
- the LOC116772374 gene encoding uncharacterized protein LOC116772374 — translation MSSKLDDLFDKKKDEAPMLDLSKVTINTAEEYRAVLDKVPDFKTRPEKVRPEDVKIRDRPEDRKTKTPKKEIRAYEKFGTRGYEEKHFTFMDPVPVEMRGLKFEELCAVPIEWRMLTSIRPKSKLDEEYFNRLIELGKSELKTKAREKREHAKNNMIRKTKTRSGVTETRIVSCAECGEEYCNGKMCMITNYDMFARLKLEVETKTRTQAPPAEHSKLRRVRRRVRRKRTKSAAPAFTRNTTRKSGARSDTEH, via the exons ATGTCATCAAAACTTGacgatttatttgataaaaagaaaGATGAGGCTCCAATGCTAGATTTATCCAAAGTTACAATAAATACTGCAGAAGAATATCGTGCCGTTTTGGACAAAGTTCCAGACTTTAAAACAAGGCCGGAAAAG GTACGGCCGGAAGATGTCAAAATAAGAGATAGACCAGAAGATCGGAAAACTAAAACACCAAAAAAGGAAATTCGTGCTTATGAAAAATTTGGTACACGTGGTTATGAAGAAAAGCACTTTACTTTTATGGACCCGGTACCCGTGGAAATGCGAGGATTGAAATTTGAAGAACTCTGTGCAGTGCCAATTGAATGGCGGATGCTTACATCAATAAGACCAAAATCTAAGCTTGACGAAGAGTATTTCAACAG attaataGAACTTGGAAAATCTGAATTGAAAACTAAAGCCAGGGAAAAGAGGGAGCATGCGAAAAATAACATGATTAGAAAAACTAAAACTCGCTCGGGTGTTACGGAGACACGCATCGTATCGTGCGCAGAGTGCGGGGAAGAGTACTGCAATG GTAAAATGTGTATGATAACAAACTACGACATGTTCGCGCGACTTAAACTAGAAGTTGAAACCAAGACTCGCACTCAAGCACCTCCAGCGGAACACAGCAAGTTGCGACGAGTACGACGACGAGTGAGAAGGAAACGCACTAAGAGTGCTGCACCAGCCTTCACACGGAATACCACAAGAAAATCTGGCGCCAGAAGCGACACTGAACATTAA